The DNA window ATGAATACTTGAATGTGAATAGAATAGAATGAATACTAAATGCTGtttcaaaacattattttcactACCAGGGCTAAATCCTGATGTGATTTATTACTATTTCTTCATTTAGTTGGTGTCAGATGTAGTCAAATTTACATATACTGAATCTAAAATAATTGGAATCACCAAGTACAGTACACACCATGTGTAATTTCTTTCTATAAAGAACACCACCAGGTTGCTAAAACTCTCAGAAAAATTTCAATTGGTTCATACTGGCTCACAAATAAACAGCTGCATTAATAAAGTAGATTAAAACAAAACGCTCAGTAATGTCCTGGTTGGACACTAGTTTTAAGTTaatgttactcaaacaggaagcagcttgTGGGAGACTTTCTTCAGTGGCAGAGTGATGCATATTAGGGTTACAGTCAAGGTAAAAACCTGTACAATCAGTACTCACTAAAATTAGATGATCGTTTTTTATCAATGCACTCAAGATAAAGtgattagattaaaaaaaagtgcatggACTTTCTTGAAAGGATCCATCACCTCACCCAcccatacacatgcacacacacacacacacacacacacacacacacacacacgcacacgcacacacacacacacacacacacacacacacacagtccccaGGCAGCAGTGCCCATGCCTGAGAGAGAGGTCACAGGAAAGTCAAAGCTTTGATATGAAAGAGGACGCAGGAGGCCTGAGGATGCTCTTACCGAGTTCACTGGTGTTGTCGCCACTCTGAGAGACGTGTCCCCCGCTGGACGGTCCTGGGGTGCCCACAGAGGGCGTGGAGTGGGCGTCATCCATGTCTCTCCAGGACGCTGGGTTCTAAGAGGTCAGGGAGAGGTCCGCACACCAGGGGACAGGAGATAAGGAAACAgaggagatgaagaaaaaaGATGAGGATGGTCCAGCAGGTCCGGTATGAGGTCCATTATGCAGTTTCCCGAAGACACAAAGACAGCTGTGTGGCACGATTAGCATTGTAGACAGCAACAAAGTTATCAAAAAATGTGAGACAAGAACAACATTACCATTCTGTCCAAGAGGGAGGATGAAATTAAGTTACAGTAAGAGTTTATAAGATAGTTTAGTAACCCTGTAGCATGGGGACACTCCTGTGTCCTGGCTCTTTCTGTGACCCGTGTTGGGGGGAAAGCCTGTATTTATTGCTCCGATTGGCTGGCCACTCAGGCAGCCATAAGCCCAAACCAAACAGCAGATCTCCCTCTTCAGCCTCTCTGCGTCAGCTGTTTGCCGGATGGTGATCAGATGAGGAGCTCAGCAGATGACAACAAGAAGCAGAGGGACAATGGCACAGTGTGAATGAGGCCTCTCAATGATGGTCCATCTTTTCTTATCCAGCCACCCAATAATTACAACTCCTAAGTACATACAGCTACTCAAAGAGGCGCCATGTGTCTCCACGTTTATCAATTTAATGAAGGTCTTGTCTCCCAACAAAGTGTCTGTGAAAACCCAATTAACAGGAAGGGAGGGTAGTGTACAGCCAGGAGACTCTACATTTACCATCTACAGTAGCTTCTTTCCTCTCACATTACTCACTGATAAATTCCTGCATCAAATGACCGGCAGCAAATATAATGGCATGACAAACATTGTTGTATATTGTTGATGTTTGTTCAGCAAAATTAGGTCAAACCATTACaaagtattattattaaacCATTATTAATCTGCCAGCTTGCTGCAAGGTTTGAGTTCAAGTTAACATAGAATGTATAGCGAGGAGGGACTGaaacacatacataaatacTTGAATATATGGCATTCAACTAGACGATTTGTACCAGTGAAACCAGGGCAGTTCAACTTGATGAGGATTTAGGACAACTGACAATTGAAATTGTCTACAATTTGCACAATAACTAATTACACATGGCCAGCTGCTCAAAACTGATGAGCTGATTCTCAGAGAAATGATCATAAACATTCTTTCATTGCTTAATCCATCTATTTATCAAAATCTGTCAGACGTATATGTACATTCCTTATCTATGACATGGAACAAACTGGCAAATTACCTGCCAGGTGACAGTAATAAACTACGAGTCAAAATCaatcgtttgtttgtttgtttgtttgtttgtttgtttgtttgttttgtttttctgtcactaGATATTAtagttgaatttaggttgtgacatcAGCTGACCAAAATTCATTATCAAGATGGCTATGCAAATGTCATATTGATATAGAATACCTATGAAGGGATGacattgatattttgttggttttaagttgcattttttaaattaccaAAATCCAGTGTCTTTCAAATGTCTCATGCAGACGTCACCTTGATGTAGAATAACGACATCTAGCCATAAGGTTGGAGAACAACAACCAGCGCCTGCTAATTGCCACAATATTAACATCCACACTACgtgaaattttctttttttggagtcagcctcaagggACTGTTTAATGAACAGCTGGGTGCCAGCTGGGTTTGTGGCTGTTCACTGCATAccattttaaataaaagctcaaagatgttgtttttctttttttacttacaGTACATGTAATACATTGCTACACAAATACACTTACTATAAATACAAATGTGCATGCCCAAAACAGAGATTTGTGCATAAGGAACATTTCCATGGTTGACCAGTATGGCTCAGCAGGGTTACACAAcaacttttcattttggtggCATTTTGGTGTGTTACTACCTTTTGCAGACACAACAGATTGTGATGCACCATGACATAGTTGTGACAATTGCACTGACATGTTGAGACTTAAGAAAAGAAATGatgagactttaaaaaaaagaaatgagccAAAGCAAGAGTTTATGAATTAAGAAACAGGCAAAATATGGAAGTAAATTCTGCTTAACTGGCTTTGGGTTTTTGGGTTGATTTTAGGGTTAAAAAGATTTGTCTAAGAGCCTATGTGCCCATGTAAAGtgatttgattgatttcatTCAAACCACCAATGTGTGTTACATGTCAATTCTCTGCCCCCTACTCTCCAATAAAATGCATTGTTTGGGTATTGCCCAATGATGATAGTGGAGATTTTTCAGTGATTTTTCTGAACCAGTATGAGGGGTGTCAATAAAGCATTCATGAAATGGATATGTCACATGATGgtctatcttactatataatgacgaaaactctgtctgtgggtgtgtctgttccatgtttttctactcactgacatagccaatctatgtgaaactgcacataggcattgaggattggcataggtagaaggtgacaaaacTACTTTTTCCAAAAATGACACTATTATTAGTATATTCTTTTACAAAGTCGATGCATTCACCCCACGAGTTACTATATCTGCTTGTCAAGTGCCACCGGTGTGGTATGACGCTGTGCCGCTGCTGGACTGCAACACAGCTGCGGTGGTGGAATTGTCTCTCCTAACTCCCTTATAGTCAATATGCTGGTTAAGATAACAAAAAAGGCTGACTTACTTATATTGTGCTTAACTTTAGTGGATCGTAACATATAAGGTATGAAATTTATCTACAGATGCTCCGGTTTAAAACAAGACCAAATGTTTCTATAGATCTCAGTTTTCGATGGctaaggccaaaatgtggctgGCAACAGACAGTAAGTCCTGTTGTCTTTAGCCTGGAGAACATCTGACTCATTTAAGAGAAGTGGGGAGCCAGCAGTCAATGAAGGTATTATACAGTCAGTAAACAGTTTTTCAACTATCATGAATGACCACAACCACGAGAGATGCTAGAGCATGAagtcatacatgtgcacacaaattGTTAGGCTGGTCCAGAAGTTTGTGaaattagctgcagacagagagacagactgcaGGCAGACTGATGCATGTACTCACAAACAACCAAATGCATGATCCCTACAGGCAATGAATGTCAATTTTCTAGtagaaaattacattaaaataaaattattttaaaaggtaATTAAAATTGGATCTTGATGAAATACAATCATACGGCCAGATTTCCACATGctttgagaaaataaaatgtgagggCTCAATATACAAAATTTGGTGGAGTGGTTGGTATTGTCGCCCCACAGCAAGACCCATGGATTCATGGATTGAACCCTGGGTGTGGGGTTTGAACCTTgggatgggggagcccttctgtgtggagtctgcatgttctcatcgtgtcagcatgggttttctccaggcactccagcttcctcccacagttcaaagacatgcaggttaggttaattgatgGCTCTAAAATTGCCCacgtgtgaatgtgagtgtgaaaggTTATCTGTCTCTATGAGtaagccctgtgatagtctggcgacctgtccagggtgtacctcacctcttgcccaatgtcagctgacaCAGGCTCCAGGCCCTCCGCAACCCCGAACAGGATAAGAAAATTAATgaattcaaaatgtatttaggATCTTTAGCAGGGAAGAAAAGCTCAGCAGTAAGGAGCTTCAGTCCAAACCATCAGTATGAGCCTTCACAGTGTCAGTTGAGTGAACAAACACAACCAGGCCAAGTAAGCAAATGTAGACTCAAATGATGTTTTACTCATAAGCATACCTGCACACTCATACACATGTGAATGCTGAACAGATCGTGGTACACTCAGTGGTTAACATGCATATACATTACACCACTCTGCATGTCTCTGTACCCAGAGGAGAGAAACACATCCATTATGCAGCAACTGTAGAAGAAAAGCATAACAGCAGGGAAGTGTCCTGTCAAATCAACTGGTggccttacacacacacacacacacacacacacacacactgtgtgaaGGAAGCATATTCTCAAGAGCAAAAATAATGTTCATAAAGTCACTTTTCACTGAAGCTGCAGGCAATAATTTGTGCCAgaattttatatttacagaatTTATGTTTGAAATTGTGGTAGTGGTCACTGGTgcctgacgtgctgacgtattgcagtaagcgagttgtgtcatttccggtgtttctgtggcagcgtctctgtactgttctggtgaattctagtagcctgttttctcacttcagttgctttaacgttgctttaacgtctacttcaagtcttaacccacactagttctgtttaagcacttgtagctctcctcctttctacgactttctcgctaatctcttagctgttgtttgcacgttactagccttggtagctacattagctttaaagttagcgatggcttctccctctgctctttcttgctcggtgtgccaaaagttcagttatgcctctgcctcctttagcaacagtggtaactgtaacaagtgtagcttatttgctgcgttggaggcgaggcttggtgaattagaagcgcggctccgcaccatggaaaaccattcagtagctgcggtagttagccagccccctgtagccggtgcggagccacatagcatagccttagcctctgctaactgtcctccagtaactcccgttcagccaggaggttgggttacggttcgccagaagcacagctctaagccgaagcccacggctcaccaccagcctgttcacgtttccaaccgcttttccccactcagtgACACACCCGCCTAGGATAAAattctggttattggcagctctattctgagaaacgtgaagttagcaacaccagcgaccatagttAAAtctatccctggggccagagcgggcgacattgaatctaatttaaaactgctggctaaagctaaacgtagattcagtaagactgttattcacgtcggcgtcaatgacacccggttacgccaatcggaggtcactaaaattaatattgcctcggtgtgtgaatatgccaaaacgatgtcggactccgtagttttctctggacccctcccaaatctgaccagtgatgacatgtttagccgcatgtcatcatttaatcgctggctgtccacgtggtgtccagcaaacgatgtgggtttcgttaataattggcaaactttctggggaaaacctggtcttattaggagagacggcattcatctcactttggatggagctgctctcatttctaggaacctggcaaactttattagtaatttaaatccctgacaacccagatttgagaccaggactcagagtcgcagtcctatacacctctctgagcttctagttcagttacccagccatagttttcatagttttatacaaacggtgtctgtcccccaaccacctaaattatttaaatctaaaattaaacaaagaggagttgtgcataacaacctcataaaaattaaaacctcttctgtgacagaaagacaaagcaggagaattaaatgtggactgttaaatatcaggtctctatcgtctaaagcagtgttagttaacgaattaatatcagataatcatattgatttactcagtctcactgaaacctggctgtgtccagatgaatatgttagtctaaatgagtccactcctcccagtcataataatacccacattcctcgagtcagcagccgaggagggggagttgcagccatttttaactctagcctgttaatcagccctaaacctaaactagattataattcatttgaaagcctcgttcttagtcttttacatccgacctggaaaacctcgcagccacttttatttgttatagtgtactgtgctcctggcccgtattctgaatttgtatctgaattctcagagtttttatccagtttagttcttaaatcagataaagttattattgtaggcgattttaacattcatgtcgacgttgataatgactccctggctaccgcgtttatctcattattagactccattggcttcagtcagggtgtacatgaacccactcactgttttaaccataccttCGATCTAGTTCtcacgtatggaattgaaattgataatctaaaagtctttccacagaatccctcgctatcggatcattatctgattacttttgatttctttttactcgataacacgccactcagcaacagttactatactagatgtttatcagatagtgctgtcgcaaaatttaaggaaaagattactccgtcattaaattcaataccaagtctctcagtaacagaggtttcctgtaccgactttgatcattttatcgatagcgctgtaggctcgctgcgaacaacacttgactctgtagctcctcttaaaaagaagttaaaaaagcaaagaaagttcgctccttggtataactctcaaacccgtaagttaaaacaaatatcgcgaaaatttgaaaggaattggcgattaaccaaactggaagaatctcgtttaatctggacagacagtctcaaaacttataagaggggcctctgcaatgacagagcaaactattactcagcattaatagaagacaataagaacaaccccaggtttcttttcagcactgtagtcaggctgactgagagtcagagctctattgagccttgtattcctttagcccttagcagtaatgattttatgagcttttttaatgacaaaattcgaactattagaggcaaaattcatgacctcctgtccccagatagtacctatctaacctcaaacaaagctgtaaaacctaatatatatttagattgcttctccccaatttctcttcaagaattgaccgcattgatttcttcatctaaatcatcaacgtgtctcttagaccccatcccaactaggctacttaaggaggtcttacctttagttaacactcatatattagatatgatcaatatatccttattaacaggctatgtaccacagtcttttaagatagctgtaattaaacctctactaaaaaagcccaccctggatccagaggtgttagccaactatagaccaatatctaatcttccctttatgtcaaagatccttgagaaagtagtcgcagaccagctgtgtgattttctccatgataataatctatttgaggaatttcagtcaggatttagagtgcatcatagcactgagacagcactagttaaaattacaaatgaccttctgattgcttcagacaaaggacttgtctctgtacttgttttattagatcttagtgtgcatttgacacaattgaccatcaaattctactgcagagactggatcacttaattggcctaaaaggttctgcactgagctggtttaaatcttatttatctgatcgttttcagtttgttcacgttcataatgaatcgtccttacgtaagtttgttttggagttccgcaaggttctgtgctcggaccagtcctatttactctatatatgcttcctttaggtaacatcattagaaatcactctataaatttccattgttatgcagatgattcacagttgtatttatcgatgaagccagaagaaagtaatcaattaactaaactccataactgccttaaagacataaaaacctggatgagcaccaatttcctgacttattcagacaaaactgaagttattgttctttcatctgcgtaatattgcgaaaattaggcctatcctgacccgaaaagatgcagaaaaattggtccacgcttttgttacctcaaggctggattactgtaactctctattatcaggtagctctagtaagtccttaaaactctccagctaattcagaatgcagcagcacgtgtactaacaggaactaagaaacaagatcatatttctcctgttttagcttctctgcactggctccctgtaaaatccagaattgaatttaaaatcctactgttaacttataaagctctaaatggtcaagctccgtcatatcttagagagctcatagtgccatattatcccaccagaacactgcgctctgagaacgcagggttactcgtggtccctaaagtctccaaaagtagatcaggagccagagccttcagctatcaggctcctctcctgtggaatcatcttcctgttacagtccgggaggcagacaccgtcttcacatttaagactagacttaagactttcctctttgataaagcttatagttagggctggctcaggcttgccctgtaccagcccctagttaggctgacttaggcctagtctgccggaggacccccctataatacaccgggcaccttctctccttctctctctctctctctctctctctctcgtattctattactgcatcttgctaactcggccattctggatgtcactaaatcggcttcttctccggagcctttgtgctccactgtctctcagattaactcatatcgcagcggtgcctggacagcgtgacgtgtgtggttgtgctgctgtcgtggtcctgccagatgcctcctgctgctgctgccatcattagtcattagtcatacttctactgttattatacacatatgactattgtcacacatgtatactgccagatattaatatatactttcaacatattgtaccacagtagccagaaatataactataatattattactttcaataatgttgttgtaagctactgtcattacctgcatctctctctctctctctctctctctctctttctctgtctcattgtgtcatgtggattactgttaatttgttatgctgatctgttctgtacggcatctattgcacgtctgtccgtcctggaagagggatccctcctcagttgctcttcctgaggtttctaccgttttttttccctgttaaaggggtttttttggggagtttttccttatccgctgcgagggtcataaggacagagggatgtcgtttgctctaaagccctgtgaggcaaattgtgatttgtgatattgggctttacaaataaaattgaactgaattgaattgaatatttgAAAAGTTTCTAGTGGAAATATTAAAGAATGTAATTGTTGTGTggtaaaaataacaatgaaacAGCATTTCAGTCAGGGTTTCTCAGCCTTTTCTGGCAGCTGATCCCATCATATGCCATCAAGGTTGCAACTCCAAATTTCCCATGACCCCATGAGTTGCCACACACATTTGCTTAAGGCTCATTCTGTATTACATTTTCAAGAGACTGGAGGGAGCCTTGAAATGAACTAAACAGaaataatgatttattttcaaaaacacagcatagcATCACCAAATTCTTGGCCCTATGCATAAGCAGCCCCCCgcccttcctctcttgatccatctctctctcacgcaccttttaaattttttcacaaagtcattttttgtctgtccctctcctttttttcttttcttttttggatccTTGATTTCCCTGTCTCtggaaagacatgacagtgtttGTGCTCCAGCAGAATACGCAGTCGCTCACTAAGGTTAAGCTGCATTTATAGACAAATCCTAATGCTGGGCATGATAAACCATCCTGCACTTTTAAGGGGTGAGAGGGGGCTCAGAGAGCTTCCTCTTTTTTTATACCAAGTTCAGCCTTTTAACCGATTTATTCAGCCAGTTTTTATTTAGTTATAGCACTAattactttgaaaaaaaaattgcaaacaaaaccaaacttttcattccAGGTTGTCCAAGGGCCCCTCTCACACTGGGGCCCTGGGTCATCCCAAACACAGAACTTGTAGCTGCACTTTGTGCTCTgaagatcatcatcatcatcatcatcatcatcatcatggctGACTTCTTTCCTGTCTAACTGAAAGTATCATTTACAGACAAAATATGATTTCAACAACAAATCTCTGTCCATATTGTGATTCTTCTCCATGGAGCAAACCTCTGACCAACAGCAGACAACAGCAGCCCACCAAAAAGTCACCAAAGCCAGCCAACAACCTCCATCCCATTAGAAGAGCTTCATGACGTTCAGTGAAAAGGCTGCAGGAACTCTAAACATCCTGTCATGTTCACTCTGTGCACGACTGGATACGAAAATATCTTGAAATGACAGGCAAAAGGAAAAGCTCCTGTTGAGAAACCCATCAGTCTCCAGTGATGCTCACATTGCAACATAAGTTAGAATAAGTTGTGAGAAATTCCACCAAACTAGGGTTTTTTTccctcagattttttttttttttatcataattgTTCTTAGAGGCCTGAAAATGTCACCAATAATTGATTTTATAACATTTGAAAAAGTCAGCAAAAAATTAGCATGATCAAAACATAATTCATCAGAATTATTCTACTCTTGGGTGGGCCCCAACCTGTGGTGACCTGGTCTACAGCATACAGTACAGCAGCTATTAGCTGCTTGTGTGGTAACTTTTTAAAGATcaaatacaaagaaaagaaTTCTTGTGATGATCTCGTCCAGCCTCTGCTATTCTTCATCTGACACATGGAGCTATGTATGAGAGCAGGCAGGCTAACTCACATGATCTGCAAGGTTGGTGGATGATCCGGAGAGGTCGTCGAAGTCCGACTTGCAGACGTCTCGCTCCTCTATGACCAGGTCGATGGGCATTTTTCCTTTGAGGCAGCTAATGTACCGGTGGCAGAAGTTATCACACAGCTCATGGACCTGTGGAATCCAGACTTGCAATTACATTCTCTGAGATTTAACTGAGCACCAGAGAAACAAATTGTTGTGTTAAAATCAGTTAGGCTACATACAGCTCACCTTCTCTAATTCCAGCAGATGAAATCGTAGGACTTGAATCGCCTGAATcatctaataaataaataaataatatacatTTCACTTTTCAAATCACCCTAAAAATGCATGATAATAGAACACGCCATGATTTTAGAGACGCACAGGGTGCCACTGTGATAATTTCGACAGTGCGTATTTGATAATCACCAACATAATAGAaacattattttagttttattacaaaaatatgaaacaagaaagaaagaagtgcCCACCAAGTTATCCAGCTCTGGGTTGGAAGAAAATAATGGTTTCTCTGCACGGATCTAAAGagggaatgaaaatgaaaccagtccattttaaaatgttaaaatgaagaGGGGACTcattgaattaaattataatTAGGCTTTATTTAATTCGATCTCAAAAAGTAAAAAGCTGGACGTCAAACTACTGCAGAACGGCATTTGGCTGAGGGTTATTTTCTTGAATCTTTATCtaaaatgtctctttgcagtatatTCAACTGTGTGCTCTCCTACCTGCTTTGCAAATACGGCTATGTCTTCATTGAAAGAGTCGGAGGAGCAGACGTCTCCTCCCGCCACCCCGGGCTCTCTGGGCGTGCAAGTCGCCAGCTCGCACTTCTCGAACACCAGAGCCAGCAGCGGGAATAAGGGGTGGCTGCAACACAGGCAAACACAGGCTCGGATCATTCCACCTTGTTAGGCCTGTACATGAACGATAAAAGCCGCGCGGCCGATAACATTTCGCATCAGCCCCGTTTAACAAAAGAAGATAAATATTGAGTTATTCCTTCTTAATTTAAGGGAACAAATTCAGCGCTGCAGTGAGATGATTTCATCTGTTTCCAAAGCAAACAACCTGCTCGCACATTTTATCAAGTTTCAGTGCTCTTTGAGGAAAGGCCTCTTTCCTCTTGTTTcaagaaaccaaacaaaattATACGATTTTAAATTAATCGAAAGACTGTAATGACTCTCATGAGCGGAATATTATTATAAggtcaaacacaacaaaatgtctGCTTAAATAAATATTATGAACCTTAGTGCAAATTAAATAATAACCAAATACATTTAATGAATACATATTTATATCGCCTCACAATAAAAATCTAcacgttattattattattattattagtagtagtatcaTCTCCACACCCGTAGATTTGGTCCTTGTCTCTCTTTAGTGCGTCGTTGACGGCGCTGCCCATGCTGCTGGGCATGATGTTGTGCGGCGCGTGGGCTCCGTAGTGCTGGGTCGGGTGCGGTGGTGGCCCGTGGTTCAGGTGGTGGACCTGGGGCAGGGGCCGGGGGGCGTGCGGGTCTCCGTACATGGAGGTGGGGACTCCGACTCCGTCCATCGCGCCTCCGTAATGAGCCAGCTCATCGTACTGAGGTGAAAGTTGAAGATGACATTAGGGCATGCGACGACAGGACAggtagaggaggagggggtTAATGAGAGGAAAACCTGGGACACTTGTATTCTCCTAATGTGTTGATTGTTTTCAAAAGGACTACATAGGCCTTACACTTGGTATCTTGTCAAGACTGGGGCATTTCTCCAGCCTGTGATTGGAGTTGTATAACCACTTGCTTAATTAGCTTTTTTAGGGGGGTAGAAATTCACATCATATcttgtatgtatgcatgtatataAAAACAACTTTGTGCAATCAGTTTTAATAACCAAAATTCAACAATAATCGGTCAAATTAGATTTACCCTTTGCGCCATCTCCGTGCGCAATTTCCAGATGTGTAAAGAAAAGTTTGATGTTGATGAGTAGGTATAAATCGACGACTTTGAAATCCAAGAGGGAACTATAATCCTGTCCTGCTGTATGGCATGGAGCAAATCAATTAAGACTGAAATCAAAGCGAAGTGATCAGACACAGCATCTGTCCTCACGTTACCACGAGTGCCGAAAGGCGCACAGGTAATTGGCAAACTGCTTTGCTGCGGTTCTTCAGCGGGAAGATTAGTGATAATCTGTCACTTGTGAGTGTTTGATGTTAGTTCCGAGGATCAGTCCTTTCATAAGAATGCGCTGACGGTCCGCGGTTCAGTCCTCAGCACTCACTCTGTCCTCGTGCCCATGTCTCTGTGCGACACGCTCACTGTCCGCAGTTTATAGGCTACACGCTCTGTGATGTGCAGGACACGCTGATGACGGAACATGGAGGAG is part of the Epinephelus fuscoguttatus linkage group LG11, E.fuscoguttatus.final_Chr_v1 genome and encodes:
- the meis2b gene encoding homeobox protein Meis2b, which gives rise to MAQRYDELAHYGGAMDGVGVPTSMYGDPHAPRPLPQVHHLNHGPPPHPTQHYGAHAPHNIMPSSMGSAVNDALKRDKDQIYGHPLFPLLALVFEKCELATCTPREPGVAGGDVCSSDSFNEDIAVFAKQIRAEKPLFSSNPELDNLMIQAIQVLRFHLLELEKVHELCDNFCHRYISCLKGKMPIDLVIEERDVCKSDFDDLSGSSTNLADHNPASWRDMDDAHSTPSVGTPGPSSGGHVSQSGDNTSELGDALDNSLASPGTGDEDDQDKKRQKKRGIFPKVATNIMRAWLFQHLTHPYPSEEQKKQLAQDTGLTILQVNNWFINARRRIVQPMIDQSNRAVSQGTAYSPDGQPMGGFVLDGQQHMGLRPGGPMGGMGMNMGMDGQWHYM